One window from the genome of Deinococcus psychrotolerans encodes:
- a CDS encoding BREX system ATP-binding domain-containing protein produces the protein MTPSPPVPRHDAVHIINALRQGVVPSRGLHHYAVGQNRELDILLEGLRHSAEGHSPFKGIRGGYGSGKTFLISRLAEEALQRGFAVSQVSMNRDKASLHLLERLYQGIMQQVQLRGTEGNALGTILDRWISSAEEYVTEVQGIPEHLETAVREAVGQRIEVLLGEVARERPSYSAALKTYHQAHMKGNHALKRDVLGWLMADPHASTRQLLGVRGQVQASDTLAYLRELTRMLRQLKRPGLLIILDELDEMRHLRRDLRQRAWANLRDLLDALGRGIPGLYLVLAGTPEVYDDRRGISELPPLDQRLGDPTQQTQHPNLRGPQLPLPVFSQAQLTNVMARLEQLWSVACEQEARLPVGFAASLAEGWTQRLGSRSPRVAIREFISVLDRTRDYPDFSPLHEYSYALDPAILTPQEAEVPVLVDDEDLF, from the coding sequence ATGACCCCTTCTCCGCCTGTTCCCCGCCACGACGCCGTCCACATCATCAATGCTCTCAGACAAGGCGTGGTGCCATCGCGCGGGTTGCACCACTATGCCGTTGGGCAGAACCGCGAACTTGACATTCTGCTCGAAGGTCTGCGTCACAGTGCGGAGGGACACTCTCCTTTTAAAGGCATCCGCGGCGGGTATGGCAGCGGCAAGACCTTTCTGATTTCGCGTTTGGCTGAGGAGGCATTGCAGCGGGGATTTGCAGTCAGTCAGGTTTCGATGAACCGGGATAAGGCTTCCCTTCACCTGCTTGAGCGGCTCTATCAGGGCATCATGCAGCAAGTGCAGCTCCGGGGCACCGAGGGCAATGCCCTCGGCACCATCTTGGACCGTTGGATCAGCAGCGCTGAGGAATACGTTACGGAGGTGCAGGGCATTCCCGAGCATCTGGAAACGGCGGTACGCGAGGCGGTTGGGCAGCGCATCGAGGTCTTGCTGGGGGAGGTGGCCCGCGAGCGCCCCTCGTACAGCGCTGCTCTCAAGACGTACCATCAGGCGCATATGAAGGGCAATCACGCCCTCAAGCGCGACGTGCTCGGCTGGTTGATGGCCGACCCCCACGCCTCCACCCGGCAGCTGTTGGGCGTCCGCGGGCAGGTGCAGGCGAGCGATACACTGGCGTATTTACGCGAGCTGACCCGTATGCTGCGTCAGCTCAAACGCCCGGGCCTCTTGATCATCCTGGATGAGCTCGACGAGATGCGTCACCTGAGGCGGGACCTGCGTCAGCGGGCCTGGGCCAACTTGCGCGATCTCCTCGACGCCCTGGGCCGGGGAATTCCTGGACTATATCTGGTGTTGGCTGGAACCCCTGAGGTCTACGACGACCGGCGCGGCATCAGCGAGTTACCCCCTTTAGATCAGCGGCTGGGTGACCCAACCCAGCAGACCCAGCACCCGAACCTGCGGGGACCCCAATTGCCGCTCCCGGTCTTCAGTCAAGCGCAGCTGACCAACGTGATGGCCCGGCTTGAGCAGCTGTGGTCGGTGGCCTGTGAACAAGAAGCCCGCTTGCCAGTAGGGTTCGCTGCCTCACTTGCTGAAGGCTGGACCCAGCGACTGGGTAGCCGCTCGCCGCGCGTGGCCATCCGCGAGTTTATCAGCGTCCTGGACCGCACCCGCGACTACCCGGACTTTAGCCCGCTGCATGAGTACAGTTACGCCCTGGATCCAGCCATCCTTACCCCTCAGGAAGCGGAAGTCCCCGTGTTGGTGGACGACGAAGACCTGTTCTGA
- a CDS encoding vWA domain-containing protein, which produces MAHTPVAGQPRIELLPLKTALSAGSPNELTLLARIHPAAAPQSSGPRPPLNLSLVIDRSSSMSGMPLEMAKEATQIAIRALQPQDRVSVVTFDNEVEVLIPSQLVTDPEALCQQVAQVRSRGSTALHAGWLEGATLTAQHHQVQTLNRVLLLSDGQTNHGEQRPKVIAEHVKGLTARGVGTSTIGLGRSYDEDLLKGMADAGDGNYEHIENAEALPAYFEAELQGLTRTTGHTVSLGVEPNADLGNVRVKVLNAFPVNSLGRSQLPNLISGRPLEVMLSLSLTDLPLSADLGITRLRLAWTDRSGVRHHVRSQLNLPVVSSAAHATLPEDARVRLALELLEAARVRQEAVTYADAGQVSRSTEVLMEHRRKLASLPQTPELAAEMHALSALSVGFMSDAGLARKRATSQSYDRRNSKPQR; this is translated from the coding sequence ATGGCTCATACTCCTGTTGCTGGTCAGCCCCGCATTGAACTTCTTCCCCTCAAGACCGCACTCAGTGCGGGTAGTCCCAATGAACTCACGCTGCTGGCCCGCATTCATCCGGCTGCCGCGCCGCAGAGCAGTGGGCCAAGACCACCGCTGAATCTCTCGCTGGTGATCGACCGCAGCAGCAGTATGAGTGGCATGCCGCTGGAGATGGCCAAAGAAGCCACCCAGATTGCCATTCGCGCTTTGCAACCGCAAGACCGCGTCAGCGTGGTGACCTTTGACAATGAGGTTGAGGTCTTGATTCCCTCGCAACTGGTCACTGATCCTGAAGCGCTGTGCCAGCAGGTGGCGCAGGTGCGCTCCAGGGGGAGCACGGCCCTGCACGCCGGCTGGCTGGAAGGAGCCACCCTCACCGCCCAGCATCACCAGGTGCAGACGCTCAACCGGGTCCTACTGCTCAGTGACGGCCAGACCAACCACGGTGAGCAGCGGCCCAAGGTAATCGCCGAGCACGTCAAGGGACTGACCGCCCGTGGGGTCGGCACCAGCACCATCGGGCTGGGCCGCAGTTACGACGAGGACCTTCTGAAAGGGATGGCCGACGCGGGAGACGGCAACTACGAACATATCGAGAATGCCGAAGCGCTGCCCGCTTACTTCGAGGCGGAATTGCAGGGGCTGACCCGCACCACCGGCCATACCGTCAGCCTGGGCGTTGAACCCAATGCCGACTTGGGAAACGTGAGGGTGAAGGTCCTCAACGCCTTTCCAGTCAATTCTCTGGGCCGCTCGCAACTGCCCAACCTGATTTCAGGTCGCCCACTCGAAGTGATGCTGAGCCTGTCGCTGACCGACCTGCCCCTCTCTGCGGATCTGGGAATCACCCGGCTGAGACTGGCCTGGACGGACCGCAGCGGAGTACGTCATCATGTCCGCTCCCAGCTCAACTTGCCGGTGGTTTCGTCTGCCGCTCACGCCACTTTGCCGGAAGATGCACGGGTGCGCCTGGCGCTGGAGTTGCTTGAGGCCGCCCGGGTTCGTCAGGAAGCGGTGACTTACGCCGACGCGGGTCAGGTCAGCCGCTCCACAGAGGTGTTAATGGAGCACCGACGCAAGCTGGCCAGTCTGCCGCAGACGCCGGAACTGGCCGCTGAAATGCACGCACTCTCGGCGCTGAGCGTGGGGTTCATGAGCGATGCGGGTCTGGCCCGCAAACGGGCCACCAGCCAGAGCTACGACCGCCGCAACAGCAAACCTCAGCGCTAA
- a CDS encoding MerR family transcriptional regulator, with translation MLGISQDWEGGIEDFVEEANQRLAEVLPLDRASRPKDEVNARLVRHYTTEGLLPAPRREGREARYGRLHLLSLLALRRLMADGLSGKALISALTERSEEDLARLARNGNVGLEGILLSHAPPSNPALAYLSSLREQVSSPRPRALAPVAYASPQPVREETAGDRSRRRSASQSVVRVQVTRGLVVELSEAFRWPKSEQARLELLEALWASLVDARQASSAASGDDT, from the coding sequence ATGTTGGGGATTTCACAGGATTGGGAAGGCGGCATCGAGGACTTCGTCGAGGAAGCCAATCAGCGGCTGGCTGAGGTGTTACCGCTCGACCGGGCTTCACGTCCCAAGGACGAGGTTAACGCCCGGCTGGTGCGGCATTACACCACCGAGGGGTTGCTGCCCGCGCCGCGCCGCGAGGGCCGCGAGGCCCGGTATGGACGCCTGCATCTGTTGAGTCTGCTGGCGCTGCGCCGGTTGATGGCTGATGGGCTGAGTGGCAAGGCGCTGATCTCAGCGTTGACTGAGCGCTCAGAAGAAGACCTGGCACGGCTGGCCAGGAACGGCAACGTCGGACTGGAGGGCATTCTCCTCAGCCACGCACCGCCTAGCAACCCGGCCCTGGCTTATCTGTCCAGCCTGCGGGAGCAAGTGTCGTCGCCCCGTCCCAGGGCACTTGCTCCGGTCGCCTACGCTTCGCCACAACCAGTGAGGGAGGAGACAGCAGGAGACCGTTCACGTCGGCGTAGCGCTTCCCAGTCGGTGGTTCGGGTGCAGGTGACACGTGGTCTGGTGGTGGAACTCTCAGAAGCGTTCCGCTGGCCGAAAAGTGAGCAGGCCCGTTTGGAACTGCTCGAAGCCCTGTGGGCGTCGTTGGTTGACGCACGGCAGGCCTCCTCCGCTGCGTCAGGGGATGACACCTGA
- a CDS encoding BREX system ATP-binding domain-containing protein, producing MQRGFAVSQVSMNRDKASLHLLERLYQGIMQQVQLRGTEGNALGTILDRWISSAEEYVTEVQGIPEHLETAVREAVGQRIEVLLGEVARERPSYSAALKTYHQAHMKGNHALKRDVLGWLMADPHASTRQLLGVRGQVQASDTLAYLRELTRMLRQLKRPGLLIILDELDEMRHLRRDLRQRAWANLRDLLDALGRGIPGLYLVLAGTPEVYDDRRGISELPPLDQRLGDPTQQTQHPNLRGPQLPLPVFSQAQLTNVMARLEQLWSVACEQEARLPVGFAASLAEGWTQRLGSRSPRVAIREFISVLDRTRDYPDFSPLHEYSYALDPAILTPQEAEVPVLVDDEDLF from the coding sequence TTGCAGCGGGGATTTGCAGTCAGTCAGGTTTCGATGAACCGGGATAAGGCTTCCCTTCACCTGCTTGAGCGGCTCTATCAGGGCATCATGCAGCAAGTGCAGCTCCGGGGCACCGAGGGCAATGCCCTCGGCACCATCTTGGACCGTTGGATCAGCAGCGCTGAGGAATACGTTACGGAGGTGCAGGGCATTCCCGAGCATCTGGAAACGGCGGTACGCGAGGCGGTTGGGCAGCGCATCGAGGTCTTGCTGGGGGAGGTGGCCCGCGAGCGCCCCTCGTACAGCGCTGCTCTCAAGACGTACCATCAGGCGCATATGAAGGGCAATCACGCCCTCAAGCGCGACGTGCTCGGCTGGTTGATGGCCGACCCCCACGCCTCCACCCGGCAGCTGTTGGGCGTCCGCGGGCAGGTGCAGGCGAGCGATACACTGGCGTATTTACGCGAGCTGACCCGTATGCTGCGTCAGCTCAAACGCCCGGGCCTCTTGATCATCCTGGATGAGCTCGACGAGATGCGTCACCTGAGGCGGGACCTGCGTCAGCGGGCCTGGGCCAACTTGCGCGATCTCCTCGACGCCCTGGGCCGGGGAATTCCTGGACTATATCTGGTGTTGGCTGGAACCCCTGAGGTCTACGACGACCGGCGCGGCATCAGCGAGTTACCCCCTTTAGATCAGCGGCTGGGTGACCCAACCCAGCAGACCCAGCACCCGAACCTGCGGGGACCCCAATTGCCGCTCCCGGTCTTCAGTCAAGCGCAGCTGACCAACGTGATGGCCCGGCTTGAGCAGCTGTGGTCGGTGGCCTGTGAACAAGAAGCCCGCTTGCCAGTAGGGTTCGCTGCCTCACTTGCTGAAGGCTGGACCCAGCGACTGGGTAGCCGCTCGCCGCGCGTGGCCATCCGCGAGTTTATCAGCGTCCTGGACCGCACCCGCGACTACCCGGACTTTAGCCCGCTGCATGAGTACAGTTACGCCCTGGATCCAGCCATCCTTACCCCTCAGGAAGCGGAAGTCCCCGTGTTGGTGGACGACGAAGACCTGTTCTGA
- a CDS encoding HNH endonuclease, giving the protein MRSEIRAAVRHRDPRCLCCQREDSGLQIDHIQPFYLGGMHDIENLQLLCGDCNRTKETVVMTGPQGLELAPSRCFSVLSPGTCQIQTI; this is encoded by the coding sequence GTGCGGAGCGAGATTAGGGCGGCCGTCCGCCATCGAGACCCCCGATGTCTGTGCTGTCAACGGGAAGATAGCGGTCTTCAGATCGATCACATCCAGCCGTTCTACCTCGGCGGCATGCACGATATCGAGAACCTGCAATTACTGTGCGGCGACTGCAACCGGACCAAAGAAACGGTAGTAATGACAGGGCCCCAGGGGCTGGAGCTGGCCCCAAGCCGGTGCTTCTCCGTGCTTTCTCCGGGAACGTGCCAGATTCAAACGATCTGA
- a CDS encoding DEAD/DEAH box helicase has product MQQASIPVVLAGTNAVILAPTAGGKTEAAFLPALELLHRERKPGVRLLYVSPLIALLNNQEARVERLAGLLGMHAFKWHGGVNASARQAFRDEPAEVLLTTPESLEAMFIHGQPVRTLFAHLRLTIIDEVHSFSDNDRGAQLISLIERLAQVSSEDIQRIGLSATVANPAEIGRWMRGSSRRPGQVVRAGGGAPKRQAVVIGPGQPEVMTDLRRRTQAGKTLAFTESRADAEMLADQLHRTAKLDFIGTYHSAISRDARQHAEDAMSGNSYPRACLTCTSAMELGVDIGDLDDVLQWGAPGSVSSLLQRWGRSGRRAGWPQHTTLYPQSDRELLTVAAQLSLAQDGWVESVRPRRRAYHILLQQMLSEVLSARGHTPVTLWKALSPSPAFSQIPEAEYRRLLAHLLTNDILAQAGGQLALGDRGEAVFGRRHLSDLIATFESPSSYTLVNRADRFEVGQIELNFVEELRTELEAGQRPVLLLGARAWQVQALQDRSAVVLVQPDTSGRPPKWAGGLPRQMERALAWRHRELLLGHPHPDGLDAAARQLLEEMQSQHTWLAGSLLPVQWRGNTLTLHTYAGTRINTTLQAALKPFGAVQSDAYVVTLRGNEPTSLMGALDLLYGNWSASEDQQAILQRLRVPRLSKYQAHLPADLARQVTLDALADWSGMLEVVKTLPPRSTVLPLQ; this is encoded by the coding sequence GTGCAGCAGGCCAGTATTCCCGTCGTCTTGGCTGGGACGAACGCGGTGATTCTGGCACCGACGGCGGGAGGCAAGACCGAGGCGGCTTTTCTTCCAGCGCTGGAATTGCTGCACCGTGAGCGGAAGCCCGGCGTGCGCCTACTCTACGTCAGCCCTCTGATCGCCCTTCTGAACAACCAGGAAGCCCGGGTCGAACGCCTGGCCGGTTTGCTTGGGATGCATGCATTCAAGTGGCATGGCGGTGTGAACGCTTCCGCGCGCCAGGCGTTTCGTGACGAGCCGGCCGAAGTGCTGCTCACCACCCCCGAGAGCTTGGAGGCGATGTTCATCCACGGTCAGCCGGTTCGCACGCTATTCGCGCACTTGAGACTGACAATCATTGATGAAGTGCACAGCTTCTCGGACAATGACCGTGGGGCGCAGTTGATCTCGTTGATTGAACGCCTGGCGCAGGTCAGCAGTGAGGACATCCAACGTATCGGCCTGAGTGCGACGGTGGCAAACCCGGCGGAGATTGGACGCTGGATGCGTGGGAGCAGTAGGCGGCCGGGCCAGGTGGTGCGGGCCGGTGGAGGTGCACCCAAGCGGCAGGCAGTGGTGATCGGCCCCGGGCAACCGGAGGTGATGACTGACCTGCGCAGACGCACCCAGGCGGGCAAGACCCTGGCCTTTACCGAGAGCCGGGCCGATGCCGAGATGCTGGCCGACCAATTACACCGGACGGCAAAGCTCGATTTTATCGGAACCTATCACTCGGCCATCAGCCGGGACGCCCGGCAGCACGCGGAGGACGCCATGAGCGGGAACAGCTATCCCCGGGCCTGCTTGACTTGCACCAGTGCCATGGAACTGGGCGTGGACATTGGAGACTTAGACGACGTGCTGCAGTGGGGCGCGCCCGGCTCCGTGTCGAGCCTGCTCCAGCGCTGGGGTCGCAGTGGCCGCCGCGCCGGGTGGCCGCAGCACACAACCCTGTATCCCCAGAGTGACCGCGAACTCCTAACGGTGGCCGCGCAGCTGAGTTTGGCCCAGGACGGTTGGGTGGAGTCGGTGCGTCCCCGCCGGCGGGCCTATCACATCCTGCTGCAGCAGATGCTCTCAGAAGTTCTGTCTGCCCGCGGCCACACACCGGTCACCCTCTGGAAGGCGCTCAGCCCCAGTCCAGCATTTTCGCAGATTCCAGAAGCCGAGTACCGAAGACTTCTGGCTCATCTCCTCACCAACGATATCTTGGCTCAGGCGGGTGGGCAGCTGGCTCTGGGTGACCGTGGAGAGGCGGTATTCGGCCGGCGGCACCTCTCGGATCTGATTGCGACCTTCGAGAGCCCTTCTTCCTATACGCTGGTCAACCGCGCGGACCGCTTTGAAGTCGGGCAAATCGAGCTCAACTTCGTTGAGGAATTAAGAACCGAGCTTGAGGCCGGTCAGCGTCCGGTGTTGCTGCTCGGCGCCCGGGCTTGGCAAGTGCAGGCCCTGCAAGACCGGTCAGCTGTCGTGCTGGTGCAGCCTGATACGTCAGGTCGCCCGCCTAAGTGGGCGGGAGGCCTCCCACGCCAGATGGAACGGGCCCTGGCCTGGCGGCACCGAGAACTGCTGCTCGGCCATCCTCACCCAGACGGCCTCGATGCTGCAGCGCGGCAGCTCCTGGAAGAGATGCAGTCTCAGCACACTTGGTTGGCAGGAAGTCTTTTGCCTGTCCAGTGGCGGGGCAACACCTTGACCCTGCACACCTACGCTGGCACTCGCATTAACACCACGTTGCAAGCCGCACTGAAGCCTTTTGGCGCAGTACAAAGTGACGCGTACGTTGTGACGCTCCGGGGCAATGAGCCAACGTCGCTGATGGGGGCCCTCGACCTGTTGTATGGCAACTGGAGTGCGTCTGAGGATCAACAGGCCATCTTGCAGCGTTTACGGGTTCCGCGCCTCAGCAAGTACCAGGCCCACTTGCCAGCTGACCTCGCGCGGCAGGTCACTTTGGATGCTCTGGCAGACTGGAGTGGAATGCTGGAAGTTGTGAAAACCTTGCCGCCTCGATCCACGGTGTTGCCCCTCCAGTGA